One window from the genome of Cryptomeria japonica chromosome 6, Sugi_1.0, whole genome shotgun sequence encodes:
- the LOC131876745 gene encoding uncharacterized protein LOC131876745, which produces MEEAQKDQNSLETMEKEMREHLEEAKENKIEYTEQKEKSGVRSNIEKKEKTKERDEDDVHDEDKTGKDEKKNKDKDKIEKDDEKNKDKDADEDENKDKKKKKDKKKDEDKSKEKKKDKESKDNDDKSKEKGMDEENDNEKKDINDDQGIEEIKEKNKKEKKSKKEKEKGEGKDKKKDKDEENGGLNNVEKIKKKLVKLDAKLAEILEKKKLLMQSLKEAEEIQRPTKEKIASIIHSVEHVTETFKEVTVEDKLQPLKDSILVGENLKPN; this is translated from the exons ATGGAAGAAGCACAGAAGGATCAAAACAGTCTAGAAACAATGGAAAAAGAAATGAGGGAGCACTTGGAAGAGGCAAAGGAAAATAAAATTGAATACACTGAGCAAAAAGAAAAATCTGGTGTAAGGAGTAATATAGAGAAGAAAGAGAAGACCAAGGAAAGAGATGAAGATGATGTCCATGATGAGGATAAGACAGGAAAAGATgagaaaaagaataaagataaggataagatagaaaaagatgatgaaaagaataaagataaggatgcagatgaggatgaaaacaaggacaaaaagaaaaaaaaggacaaGAAAAAAGATGAGGACAAAAGCaaggagaaaaagaaagacaaggaaagtaaagataatgat GACAAAAGCAAGGAGAAAGGGATGGATGAGGAAAATGATAATGAGAAGAAAGATATTAATGACGATCAAGgtattgaagagataaaagaaaagaacaagaaggaaaagaagagtaaaaaagagaaagagaaaggggagggaaaggataaaaagaaggataaagatgaagagaatggagGACTAAATAATGTAGAGAAGATTAAGAAAAAACTAGTGAAGTTGGATGCTAAGCTGGCAGAAAtacttgaaaagaaaaaactactCATGCAAAGTCTTAAAGAAGCTGAAGAGATTCAaaggcccactaaagaaaaaaTTGCCTCTATTATTCATTCCGTGGAGCATGTTACTGAAACATTCAAGGAGGTTACGGTAGAAGATAAGCTCCAACCACTGAAAGACAGCATTTTGGTTGGTGAAAATTTGAAACCTAATTAG